From the Trypanosoma brucei brucei TREU927 chromosome 6, complete sequence genome, the window GATACCTCTACCAAGGATGAAATAGGCAGCAACAGACCGTTAAGGGGGAGCTGCAGCGGAGCAGCGTTTGCAGCCTCCCCTCTAAGGGGCAGTGGGGCTTTTGTTCTCTTTGAAAAAGAGTGCAAAAaacttattatttttcaaaGAACTGTTGTTTTGTAGTAGTGTGTCGGCTAAGTGTTTGCGTCTCTATATTTGAGAATCAAATGAATGTTGTgattgttgttttgtgtttatcACTCAATCTTCCCACCAAGGCACCTGATTTCTTCCCCCCTACTTTGCGGAGGTGCTtgaattttccttttcattcgaAAGGAAGGGGTGGCTACTAGTGGTGACGAAAGAAAACTGGAGCAACTTGCCTTCTCGGAAGGTTGTACTCGCTTTATAGGTTAATGAAAAGTGGGCCGTGCTGAAATGCCCAAGAAAACTCGCGTCGAAGACCCCTTTGGCACGGCCGACGAGAATGATCGCGTTGTCGAGCTTTGGTTTCACGCGCAGGTTCCTCCAAAGTTTTGGGAGAAGCATGCTGGCACCAATCTCATGTTCGCATCAAATGTAATGGGTGAGGAGGAACGAGCTCTGGCTTGCAATTTGGTGGAGTCCGACAGCCCACCGGAGCCTTTCTCTATCCGCTTCTTTCGTCGCAAAGTTAATCTAGCACCCGGTGCTCTTCTTCAAGTTTGCAATGAAACCCACAAAATGACTGTGTATATCCGTAACTCTGGAATGTTAGAATCGGATGTAGCCGCTCCGAAGCCGAGCAAACGTGGTGCAAAAAAGGAGCGGCCTAGAAAAGGTGATGACTCATTTTTCACGGACACCGTGGAAACTTTGACGTCACTTGAGTTTGATTTTATGGATCTTCTCACATCCTGTTCTGCAAAGTACCCCCTACAGGTGGATGACGGTTCTCTATTCCGTAATTGCGTAATGGAGATATGTTGCGCTGAGCCATTTCTGCCTCCCAAGAGGTTCGACAGGTACCGACCACTGAAGTTTGAAATCTGCTCACTCAACAATCTTCCGGACCCTCGCACCCTCGATACACCGTTGTCTGTGTCGGTAAACTTCGGTGATATAAGTATTTCGTCGCCGAAGGTGAGCGTACCGCACAGCGGTAGGTCAATATTCCGTCAAATAGTGTTTTTGGGTCAAAGCACCCCTCTGCAAGTATACCGGGAGGCATTTTTCAAACCATTAGTTGTGACGCTTTTGGACGATAAGGCGAACGCGATTGGTAGGGGATCCGCTTCTGTTCGGGAGTATGTTACAGATAATCGGACAACGTTCAGTGAAATGGTGCATCTCTTACCGATCCGAAGTGGTCTGTACGGCTGCGTTTGTCTGACTGAGGGTACGTTCGTGCTGCTCAAActagattttttttcccccttaccGCCTTGCTGCCACGTTTACAGCGATGGACGACCGGCATATGGGCATTTCCTTACTCGTGGTGTTATTCGTATGCCATACATGACACGGTGGGCAGGCGCCGTTCTGAGCACGTTTATTGCCACCCTTCTGGAGACTAAGAGACCCACGGTGAATGACGACGTATACCAGCGGAAAGCTCCGGTCGTTAAACCGGAGGTTCCATCtgtgaaggagaagaaaaaggaactcAAGCAGCATAAGGGCCAACAGGTAGTGCCACAGCGCCCACCTTCACCGCCATCGCCCTTCAGTCTTCCATTTGAGGTTGTGACTCCTCCTGGCATTAGTGGTGTTGAAGTGATGGATGACGACACGAGGATTTTTTGTATCGAGGGGCCCGTTTCGGAAATTCACAAACTGTTCGAGCGAATGAGCGCGGCGTCGGGGCACGATCCTCAGTTGGTACTCCTCATGAACGCGGAGCTATTTATTCCACAGCGCGAATACCTATCTTTTCCGCCACTTGTGACGCTACCGCCCTCGTTTGAATGCTTGGATGCAAACATGGATGCAAAGGGGGAGTCAGCTCTGGGAGATACACCAGAGGCTAATGCCCTTGGGGCCACCCTTTCCTGTTCTGAAGGTGCCGCCGTGTCACCCCGACCCACAGAGTTACCAGGACGGCCTCCGTCAGAACAGGATGCAAGTATCGAAGACAGTTTCGATACAGGAGAAGTGGAGGCAAACGGAACTGGGGGTCGAATTCATCGCGTCCGTATTTCAGCAACCATCGCGTCGCTAGTATCCCATCAACGCCACCTGCTGAAACGGAGTTTGTCGGAGAGTTGCATCGCTTGTTATAGTAAGCTCGACGCCATAAGCAGTTGTTCGCAGCTGCGCCAAGTTGTTGAACGTGATCTTTTCCCAACTCCAGAAGAGGTGCTCGCCTTGGAGCGGTCATTCGGTCGCATGCTGGGTCTGCCCGACGTCTTTGGACGGGAGGAGTTTGTTAATGTCACCAACAATGTGGACATGGAAAATTTTGCGTACCAGGGGGAAGTACAAGAAACCGCGGCAGATATCGATCTACATGCTTTAGAGGAGAAGGATGTTGGAaaatgtgttgtgtttgatgCTATTCGTTCTGGTTGCTGCAGACGACTTCCTCCCTTTGTCGAGCAGCGGTTTCCTCATGCCTGCTGGATGCGCGTGGTGAGCACCAACAAGAATGTCTTGTGTGCCTTTCCCGTGAATTCACAACCAAGCCGAAGCATCCGTTACCGCGTAGAGGCGGAAATTATTCGTATGAATGGTAGtctttttatctttgctCTCAAGTCCACCTCGCTCGCCAAGGGGTTTACAGACTCACATAATCTGTCGTATGAGGCTCGTTTAGCTGCATCGTTACGAGCAAAGAAACGTCGGTCATCTAGTTTGCAAAGGGGAGGAGCACTTTCACTTGAAATATTGGCTTTGGAGCGTTCTCTGCAGCGCACGGAAACGAGTGGCGCTACTGGTGATGATTCTTCTGAGTCTCCGCGGAAGGATGCAGACACCAGGGCGAGGACTCAAGTCGCTGCTTCCCTGGGGAAATATCCTGATTCCAAACGGCGGCACATCTTGCCAGTGTGCTTGAAGCCCAGTCGAGAGGAGCAGCGCGAGCAGTATGCCTTGTGTTGGGAAATTTACCGCCGAAGGGCCCCGCAGGAGCGGCCAAAATTACCCAAAGGACCACCGATGCGTTTTTGAATGTGTAAATAAGCATGTCTTTACCTATGAGATTTGCTTTGTTATACGgttgtatatatgtttccCCTGTGCCAACTCTCTTCGGCATTCCTTGTGTAGAGACTGTGGTCGCACTGCAGCTAAGTGGCTTATATGACTCAATGCAGTTACTGGTGGCGGAACCACATATGTAGATTTGAAACTTGTTGAGAGCCCGCAAGGAAAGCGGGATGGGTGACTCATATTACCGTTTGGTAGCGCGTATCACCAGTCAGCTGCTTTAGATTTTTCTCTTGCTTCTCACTCACCTCCGCTTCTGTTTGCCCTCGCTTGAAGTTTTGCCTTTTTCCGATAGAGTGTTAACACTGTTGTTCCGAGTCACAAACTGCAGTGGTGAAAGTCGAAGGATGAGGATAATTCTCAAGAGCGTGCTGGGGAAGAAGCGTGAGCACGAAGTAAGCCCAGATACCAAGGTAGAGGATATAAAGAAGTTTCTTGAGAGCGAATACACCCCACAAAGTCTTCGACTGTGTTACAATAACCGCGTTCTGGAGGACCCAATGACCATGGAACAGTTGGGCATTGGAGAGGACACCGTTATTGTGTATgtgggaaagaaacaatCGGTTCAGCAGTTGGCGTCCAAGTCGGGCGGGTGTGCCTCACCAAGTGCTCCTGCAGAGGGCCCCGCAAAGGGGGAATTAAACGAAAACCCTGGAGTCGCTGGTGCGAGCAGTGTACCGGTTGATGTGCCGGCCCCTTCCCCTAGTGCTCAAGCACCGGCGACAACACAGCAACCCTCAGGTCCCGCGCCTGCGTCTCTTCGGAGTGTTGATCCAGCCCTTATAGATTCAATTGTCGCGATGGGGTTTAACGACCGCGAGCAGGTATCTCTTGCACTTCGCGCCGCCTACATGAACGCCGATCGGGCGGTGGAATTTTTGTGCACGGGG encodes:
- a CDS encoding UV excision repair RAD23 protein, putative (similar to UV excision repair protein rhp23 (RAD23 homolog). (Swiss-Prot:O74803) {Schizosaccharomyces pombe}), with amino-acid sequence MRIILKSVLGKKREHEVSPDTKVEDIKKFLESEYTPQSLRLCYNNRVLEDPMTMEQLGIGEDTVIVYVGKKQSVQQLASKSGGCASPSAPAEGPAKGELNENPGVAGASSVPVDVPAPSPSAQAPATTQQPSGPAPASLRSVDPALIDSIVAMGFNDREQVSLALRAAYMNADRAVEFLCTGIPPHVQQQLAEADLQASAMGRAAVPSAGTPPSDAGSGGTQSDLRRALSAIPHIDDFRSLLQNNPQAFSALAGQLLENFPQVGELAQQDPEEFARFMMAGSVPDNADQTLVTAGETEVDDAQPLGEEDRAAVNRLVLLGEGAWGEREATEAYRMCGRREDAAAHFLLFNFLGITD